A DNA window from Massilia putida contains the following coding sequences:
- a CDS encoding complex I NDUFA9 subunit family protein, producing the protein MHEQSVVLFGGTGFIGSHLAARLSEHAVSIVVPTRHESHAMHLMPLGVDIVQTDLHDDAALRRLVAGRDAVINLVGILHSRRGDPYGPDFRRVHVDLPHRIACACAAEGVPRYLHMSALGADRQGPSMYQRSKADGEAAAASQAAVAATIFRPSVVFGPEDRFLNMFARLQRHLPIVPLACAHARFQPVYVGDVAEAYVRALFDPHTAGLTYELGGPQVYELAELVRLAGRYAGHERKILALPDALARLQATFFELLPGEPVITRDNLDSMKVDNVIHPSADNKVLTTAALGIKLTALEAVAPQYLAPPGGLDVLRARAGR; encoded by the coding sequence ATGCACGAGCAGTCGGTCGTATTGTTCGGCGGGACCGGATTCATCGGCAGCCATCTGGCGGCCAGGCTGTCCGAGCACGCCGTGTCCATCGTCGTGCCGACGCGGCACGAAAGCCATGCGATGCACCTGATGCCGCTCGGCGTCGACATCGTGCAGACCGACCTCCACGACGACGCGGCCTTGCGCCGCCTGGTGGCCGGGCGTGACGCCGTGATCAACCTGGTCGGCATCCTGCATTCGCGCCGCGGCGATCCGTACGGCCCCGACTTCCGCCGCGTCCACGTCGACCTGCCGCACCGCATCGCTTGCGCCTGCGCGGCCGAAGGTGTGCCGCGCTACCTGCACATGAGCGCGCTGGGCGCCGACCGGCAGGGACCGTCGATGTACCAGCGCTCGAAGGCCGATGGCGAAGCGGCCGCGGCGAGCCAGGCGGCCGTCGCGGCGACGATCTTCCGGCCGTCCGTCGTGTTCGGTCCGGAAGACCGTTTCCTGAATATGTTCGCGCGGCTGCAGCGCCACCTGCCCATCGTCCCGCTCGCGTGTGCCCACGCGCGCTTCCAGCCGGTGTACGTGGGCGATGTGGCGGAAGCGTACGTGCGCGCGCTGTTCGATCCGCACACGGCCGGCCTCACCTATGAGCTGGGCGGGCCGCAGGTCTATGAACTGGCGGAACTGGTGCGGCTGGCGGGCCGTTATGCCGGCCACGAGCGCAAGATTCTTGCCTTGCCGGATGCGCTGGCGCGGCTGCAGGCGACGTTCTTCGAACTGTTGCCGGGCGAGCCCGTCATCACGCGCGACAACCTCGATTCGATGAAGGTCGACAACGTGATCCACCCGTCCGCGGACAATAAAGTCTTGACAACAGCGGCGCTGGGAATCAAGCTCACGGCGCTCGAGGCCGTCGCACCGCAGTACCTGGCGCCGCCTGGCGGACTCGACGTCCTCCGCGCCCGCGCCGGGCGCTGA
- a CDS encoding glutathione S-transferase family protein — protein MQTTELDPTLTQTLDNARQAGLTLVIGNKNYSSWSMRPWVAAVAAGIPFTEVRILLDQPDTAANIARYSAAGRVPVLLAGEMTIWDSLAICEYLAEQFPDKHLWPQDVAARALARSVVAEMHSGFTDLRTAMTMNVKARLPGRGRTPGAQADIGRICEIWEECLSRFGHHQFLFGDFSIADAFYAPVVTRFQTYGVVLAPALQAYCERVLAYPAVARWISEAVLETEIAGAHEDELPD, from the coding sequence ATGCAGACTACCGAACTCGATCCGACTTTGACGCAGACCCTCGACAACGCACGCCAGGCCGGCCTGACCCTGGTCATCGGCAACAAGAATTACTCCTCGTGGTCGATGCGGCCTTGGGTGGCCGCCGTGGCCGCCGGCATCCCGTTCACGGAAGTGCGCATCTTGCTCGACCAGCCGGATACGGCCGCCAACATCGCGCGCTACTCGGCCGCCGGGCGCGTGCCCGTGCTGCTGGCCGGCGAGATGACCATTTGGGACAGCCTGGCGATCTGCGAATACCTGGCCGAGCAATTCCCGGACAAACATCTGTGGCCGCAGGACGTGGCCGCGCGCGCGCTGGCGCGTTCGGTCGTGGCGGAAATGCATTCCGGCTTTACCGACCTGCGCACCGCGATGACGATGAACGTCAAGGCCCGCCTGCCGGGCCGCGGCCGCACGCCGGGGGCGCAGGCCGACATCGGCCGCATCTGCGAAATCTGGGAAGAGTGTCTGTCGCGCTTCGGCCATCACCAGTTCCTGTTCGGTGATTTTTCCATCGCCGATGCCTTCTATGCGCCGGTCGTCACCCGTTTCCAGACGTATGGCGTGGTGCTGGCGCCCGCGCTGCAGGCGTATTGCGAACGCGTGCTCGCGTACCCGGCCGTCGCGCGCTGGATCAGCGAAGCCGTACTCGAAACCGAGATCGCCGGGGCCCACGAAGACGAGCTGCCGGACTGA
- a CDS encoding multifunctional CCA addition/repair protein produces MQAFVVGGAVRDELLGLPVQDHDWVVVGATPEDMVAQGFRPVGKDFPVFLHPDTHEEYALARTERKTAPGYHGFVFHTAPDVKLEDDLIRRDLTINAMARAEDGTIVDPYGGLQDLQNRVFRHVSPAFAEDPVRILRVARFAARFPDFRVADTTLALMRQMVEAGEVDALVPERVWQEVSRGLMEQKPSRMLAVLRDCGALARILPELDALWGVPQPPLHHPEVDTGVHMMLVIDYAAERGYDLPVRFAALMHDLGKGATPPEHWPKHHGHEGMGPRLITELSKRLRVPTDCRDLAVMTAREHGNVSRALELRPNTIVTLFERCDAFRKPDRFAQMLLASECDARGRGDENHEMRSRDYPQAPYLLRALEAARGVNAGEVAARYTDNRDKIPEAVHAARVSAVKAVLGDIRD; encoded by the coding sequence ATGCAGGCCTTCGTCGTCGGCGGCGCCGTCCGCGATGAGTTGCTGGGACTGCCCGTCCAGGACCACGACTGGGTCGTCGTCGGCGCCACACCCGAGGACATGGTCGCGCAGGGCTTCCGTCCGGTCGGCAAGGATTTTCCCGTCTTCCTGCATCCGGACACGCACGAGGAATATGCCCTCGCGCGCACCGAGCGCAAGACGGCGCCCGGCTACCACGGCTTCGTGTTTCACACGGCGCCCGACGTCAAGCTGGAAGACGATTTGATCCGGCGCGATCTGACCATCAATGCGATGGCGAGAGCCGAGGACGGCACCATCGTCGATCCGTACGGCGGCCTGCAGGATTTGCAAAACCGCGTGTTCCGCCACGTGTCGCCGGCGTTCGCCGAGGACCCCGTGCGGATCCTGCGCGTGGCCCGCTTCGCCGCGCGCTTCCCGGATTTTCGTGTCGCCGACACGACGCTCGCGCTGATGCGGCAGATGGTCGAGGCGGGCGAAGTGGATGCGCTCGTGCCGGAGCGCGTATGGCAGGAAGTGTCGCGCGGGCTGATGGAGCAAAAGCCGTCGCGCATGCTGGCGGTGCTGCGCGATTGCGGCGCGCTGGCGCGCATCCTGCCCGAGCTGGATGCGTTGTGGGGCGTGCCGCAGCCGCCGCTGCACCATCCCGAAGTCGATACCGGTGTCCACATGATGCTCGTGATCGATTACGCGGCCGAACGCGGCTACGACTTGCCGGTGCGCTTCGCCGCGCTGATGCACGACCTGGGCAAAGGCGCCACGCCGCCCGAACACTGGCCCAAACACCACGGCCACGAGGGCATGGGACCGCGCCTGATCACGGAATTGTCGAAGCGCCTGCGCGTGCCGACGGATTGCCGCGATCTGGCCGTCATGACGGCACGCGAGCATGGCAACGTCAGCCGCGCGCTCGAGCTGCGGCCGAATACGATCGTCACCCTGTTCGAACGCTGCGACGCGTTCCGCAAGCCGGACCGCTTCGCGCAGATGCTGCTGGCGTCCGAATGCGATGCGCGCGGGCGCGGGGACGAAAACCATGAAATGCGCAGCCGTGACTATCCGCAGGCGCCGTACCTGCTGCGCGCGCTGGAGGCGGCGCGCGGCGTGAACGCGGGGGAGGTGGCTGCGCGTTACACCGACAACCGCGACAAGATCCCGGAAGCCGTGCATGCGGCGCGGGTGAGTGCCGTGAAGGCGGTGCTGGGCGATATCCGGGACTGA
- a CDS encoding GNAT family N-acetyltransferase — protein MQDHPLRRWLKSLYARKGGQTVLVKALSERDRRRVLRHFMGLDRDDRLLRFGSVLPDEQVEAYVAKLDFAKDIVFGVYNRVFQLVGVGHLAFTSRDAHPDSMHYTDKEKVAEFGVSVSKSARGQGIGTRLFERAAIHCRNSDVDTLYMQCLSSNRTMMHIAKKAGMEIRRDYGEADAHLHLPPPSPGSVLAEALEEQIAKIDYTVKANARAAAKWLLPKR, from the coding sequence ATGCAGGACCATCCCCTCCGCCGCTGGCTGAAAAGCCTGTATGCCCGCAAAGGCGGCCAGACCGTGCTCGTCAAGGCGCTGAGCGAACGCGACCGGCGGCGGGTCCTGCGCCACTTCATGGGCCTCGACCGGGACGACCGCCTGCTGCGTTTCGGCAGCGTGCTTCCCGACGAGCAGGTCGAAGCGTATGTCGCGAAACTCGATTTCGCGAAGGACATCGTGTTCGGCGTCTACAACCGCGTGTTCCAGCTGGTGGGCGTGGGCCACCTCGCGTTCACGTCACGCGACGCGCATCCGGACAGCATGCATTACACGGACAAGGAAAAAGTGGCGGAGTTCGGGGTCTCCGTGTCGAAGTCGGCGCGGGGGCAGGGCATCGGTACGCGGCTGTTCGAACGGGCAGCGATCCACTGCCGCAATTCCGACGTCGACACCTTGTACATGCAGTGTCTGTCGTCGAACCGCACGATGATGCACATCGCGAAGAAGGCCGGCATGGAGATCCGCCGCGACTACGGCGAGGCGGACGCCCACCTGCACCTGCCGCCGCCCAGCCCGGGCAGCGTGCTGGCCGAGGCGCTGGAAGAGCAGATCGCGAAGATTGATTACACGGTCAAGGCGAACGCGCGCGCCGCCGCGAAGTGGCTCCTGCCGAAACGCTGA
- a CDS encoding LacI family DNA-binding transcriptional regulator: protein MKTAQNTNAPCGPVTMHDVAARAGVSRATVSKYFNDREGLKADTRARIEQACRDLEYVPDPHAVSLVRGRSRMVGVILPVVNEPFFAEALRAIEAKAKALGMDVIIQCSYNDPAEEAEALMTMRSMKVAGVILTAVASKRNLDLLLRLEQEMRIVYMDSYVHEDCNYVMNDNRQSMAMLTRYLLGRGYRPAYLGAPPVAHPSPEERLAGYLEAMAEAGMEPHLVPGSTQPSWDFEAYAFRHVLDWLAGGAWRRAGITALACGTDRLAIGAMSACRRFGLAPGQDLAIVGHDDLPISAYLHPPLTTFRQDVAAIGVAAMECLQAQLDGADVTPYRKRFTGGLVPRESA from the coding sequence AAAACTGCGCAGAATACCAACGCTCCTTGTGGCCCCGTCACGATGCACGACGTCGCCGCGCGGGCCGGGGTGTCGCGCGCCACGGTGTCGAAGTATTTCAATGACCGCGAGGGTTTGAAGGCCGACACGCGCGCGCGCATCGAACAGGCCTGCCGCGACCTCGAATACGTGCCCGACCCGCACGCGGTCAGCCTCGTGCGCGGGCGCTCGCGCATGGTCGGCGTCATCCTGCCGGTGGTGAACGAACCCTTCTTCGCCGAAGCCCTGCGCGCGATCGAAGCGAAGGCGAAGGCGCTCGGCATGGACGTGATCATCCAGTGCTCGTACAACGACCCGGCGGAGGAAGCGGAGGCGCTGATGACGATGCGATCGATGAAGGTGGCGGGCGTGATCCTGACCGCGGTCGCGTCGAAGCGAAACCTCGACCTGCTGCTACGGCTGGAGCAGGAGATGCGCATCGTCTACATGGACAGCTATGTCCACGAAGACTGCAATTACGTCATGAACGACAACCGGCAGAGCATGGCGATGCTGACCCGCTACCTGCTCGGCCGCGGCTACCGCCCGGCCTATCTGGGGGCGCCGCCGGTGGCGCATCCGTCGCCGGAAGAACGGCTGGCCGGCTATCTGGAGGCGATGGCGGAAGCCGGCATGGAACCGCACCTCGTGCCCGGCAGCACGCAGCCCTCCTGGGATTTCGAAGCCTATGCATTCCGCCACGTGCTCGACTGGCTCGCGGGCGGCGCCTGGAGACGCGCCGGCATCACGGCGCTGGCCTGCGGCACCGACAGGCTCGCGATCGGCGCCATGTCCGCCTGCCGCCGTTTCGGCCTCGCACCGGGCCAGGATCTCGCCATCGTCGGCCACGACGACCTACCCATTTCCGCCTACCTGCATCCGCCGCTGACCACGTTCCGGCAAGACGTCGCCGCCATCGGCGTCGCCGCGATGGAATGCCTGCAGGCGCAGCTCGACGGCGCCGACGTGACGCCGTACCGCAAGCGTTTTACGGGTGGACTGGTGCCGCGCGAGTCGGCCTGA